tccaacaaaactgcgtttttagtttttctcaaaaaatgcggaaaatggaaatatggcgttgccgtttttcgaaaattgacatattttttaagttcatatattttatcaaagcattagttattttatttaaaatttacagagatcattaggtataaaatgttaaaaaaaaatatttttaaaaacatttttgaaaaaaaaaaatttttaatttaatttttaagcttttgatttttttttttgatttttttttctacaaaatcttaaatttccaatagatatttaagataaagatactgtgaactacaagagcaagtacgtgcgacccagtcgtgcattttattttattttcgatttcatgTATTATTTGGCTGTCCCGATTAGTCCCGACTTTTAAGACCTGTTGTCccgacattaataaaattttatctggcagCCCTAATTCTagacccgtttgctgaatcgaaacttaagcatttaagttctacataaatccttatgtgacaatTAACatagaggaaaaagtagggaataagagtttatgttcaacataaattatttaagtttcgattcagcaaatggtcCTAAATCTACtaagctaaatctcggattaagGGTGGGTGGAAAAATACTTTAATACTTTATATCTGTAActatgttttgtaaaaaaaagcgaTGATCatacatattttacaaaaagcaaaaacaaagtaATATTGTGTcatatattttatatgaaaagtttacaaaaaaattaggtataccatcttaaagccaaatgtttttttctaaagaaataaaCCATTTAGGTATTCAAGTGTACATGTTCTGTAAAAagtattataaatatttttttttatatcacacattttttcatgaaaaaagcagaaaatattagctttttttttcttcacacaaTAGCTATTTTGTCAATTTCTCATGTATATAAAAACCAACtacaaatttttataccatctgaaaacttattatttcagctcaaaaaattttcactAAAAAGAACTGGAAGTTTTAAATGCAATTAATTTTCAtggataaaaatcaaaaaaatcaaacttttttcttccatcatcattttatccttttttttacttacaacctacaataaattttagatCATTGGAAAGCTTATCATTTCTGCTTTAATTATAATGTCTcaataaatatttgtatgaCTATGTCGAAATGTAAAACTGAAATTACTGTACTTCCTCCACTGACTGGTGGTTGGTCAGCGGCAACGATTTCCCCAGGTATTTTATggtaattttgaactttttaaattaaaagttttgttgtgtgtgatatatcatatgaaaggttatattatttacttgctaaataaagttaaaagtaaaaagataccaagttttaaaataaagaacatATTTTACCAATATCTTAGAATTGTGAATATGAAAATCAGTAATGACTCTAAGTACTGTAAGCTCAAGATATTTTTGGATGCttagaaaaattctaaaaaaatagtaagaagccactcaaaaacacaaacaaaaatacgaatgcttttttttcaaaaaatcatatagGATTACAAAAATTCGTTTCAgacgttattttttttattaacttttcatttgtataactCGTAAAAAAGTCCGTCAACCTTCCACTTCTGCGAAGGCTTACTTTctgcttttgtttttgaataactCAGTTTTGAAgtctttaagaattttttcaacaccTTTGCCATTCTTGTAACAAACTTAgctatcgatttaaaaaaatcaactctcaaCGACCGTTtacaaaatgattattattttatcatCTCATATTATCCCTATTTACACTACTTAATGATAGAATCTGTGATACtgaatatacctacatacactGTAGGGTGTAAGTCCTACAGTTTTCAATTCCACAGTACTGTGatttaattcaaattgtaaCGGATTTCTGTCGCCATAAAGTAATTAAGAACATTCACATCTAGATGTCGCTACAAAACCTCGCATTCTTGTTATCTCTTTCCTTTAATATTCTGTCAATCCACCACACTTTCCCTATCACCATCACTGATACCATCTGTCAGTGTCATTATTAGGTTGAGTGGAAAAAAAGGTTCATTTAGGggcaaaaacaaaactaaaaaaatctcaaatgaaaaattaaaaacctctTTTCGTCAAAAATCATGTGTTCCTGAAACAAGTGCTTAAAAATCAGTGACAACTAAATACAacctaaaacaaaacaaaaaccaatttaaaaaatggcatCGATTTTAGATATGAGAACCAATAATTTGAGTCCCAGTATCTTCGAATATTGGACTCAAGAAATTACAAATTTCTTCACACCACTCAAATACTTACTGGCAAATTCTCGATTGGAGTTATTTCTAAAGGATGTCGATGTCAATTATATTGTGAAtacggttttttggattttcttaaTGTTCACTTTGGGTTTTTGTGGTTTCTATCATTTGTTCCAcgtaagtcaatttttttctcttcacCTAATTTTTCTCTAGAATCTAGAACCTAAATAGAAAAATGCACGGGACattcctagttttttttttttgttgcagaattttctattttttttttgttgtttttcttttgattgacatgattgttgttttttttttgttgtttgttaatTTGGTGGTTAATAGGGGTTTGTAAGTATGTGTGTGAGAATGTGCGATGCGGCTGTCAAAAACAGATGTTTTGGTTTTTACGAGAAGGggaaaagaaaatataactttGTTAGTGCAGAAAACGACATGTAGATGGCGGTGAAAGCAATATAGAGAAAAGAGAATACTATGATGGTGTCATACTATAAACCGGAAATCGTTactttttcataatttcaaattgttttttaaatttttatcttggttttcgttttaatttttaatgaatgaataataatttcatataaaaacatCATATTTTTGCAGGTATTTTTCAAATCACCAAATGTCAAATTCTACAAACGCAAACAATTCGCTCGATCCATTTGGAATATTGCCTTTTATGCAGCTTCAACTATATTTCTCTACTATTACAATGAATACATGATCTCACCTCAATTGGTTCGCAATGCCGGACGACTTTTCCCCACCtatgaaaatacaattttctacaAATCACAATCTTGTGAGAAATTTCAACTGTACTCTTTATTTATAACAACTTTTTATTTGCATGGAGCAATGTTGGATTTTAAGGAAAGTGATTTTTCGGAAGCTGCTTCAAAGACACTTTATGCTTTAGCATTGGTGTCAATTAATGGATATAAGTAcgacattttaatttaaagtaaaatcatGGCACAACTCAAAACTGAACtattagctgtgttcctttggcctaaagtatctactgctaagtacttctggttgaattcaactccatttcttctattgaaaaaatgtctttgaatggattGAGAAGTACTACTTTgctgagcccaaaggaacacagccattatagaaaattaattattgaatttgaaaaattcttcgaaaaaaataaaatgtttttgagtTATGCGAGGATGTTCTACTGTAAATTCTTtgatttttgcattattaataatttttgactttatttcaGATTCGAAAACTATTTTGTtggattgaatttaaatttgggAATTTATAACATCATAACTGATTGTTTGTTTCTATTGGCCTTACAAAATTCCCATCGAAATCGTTTGATTTATCAAGTTTTTCTTGGACTCCGAATTGCATCAtggtaagaaaaataaaattttagaaaacataatttggTTAATGCAGTTTAGGGATTGCTAGTTCTTAAACAATGGCAACAAGCAGTATCCTAATCcttgtataaattttaaatatacatatatgaaaaaaaagcacctcaaaataagatgatgcctaTTTTTAATCCAATCTTCTTAGCAAtaagatttcttaaaattaatgaacTGATAAGAGTTGTTATCTTATATATACTAGTGTGTCTCTAGGGGGCTcaaaagtttcgaaaaaaatacaaattcaagtCCCAACGCGACTTGATTTGTAATGTTTCCTTacaaaatattgataaattaCAGGTAGTTTTAAAGAGGTTTACTTAAAAATTCGGTAAAACTGTAAaagttgatataaaattttgaaaatatgctAATGTTCAGCACTATAAAGGGTgtgcaaaaaaattagtttaagtATTTTGAAACAATGCTGAACCAGTAAAAATTTACCTTCTAAAAtctaaatacacaaaaaaaaaaataaacaataataataattataattatattggTAATACCTAAATTTTAGAATAATTTCAAAACTCATGTTTTTAGCTCAAATAAACAGGCTTGGTATCTAATTGGGTTACATAAAAAGACAGTTcagtgaaataataaaaaatgtacaactggTTCGCACCTACCTCTAAAACTACGGCCATAttattattgtcaaatttcgaagcAGGTATTAAAACGAAACCAGTTTAGTGaatgttaaaagttttttgacaaaatgaaatcTGAAATATTCATGGAGAATAATGCTATTTTTAGCATTCATGAAACTAgctttaaccctctgtaggcacacctcttttttggttttttggttttggtttggtttatactttttcatgtcgctagaactttttttggTCTGattattttatagagaatcatacatgaaattgatgtagaattttccgaggaattcgaatattgtattcacaattccaaaaaaatgtattttcacccatataaagagactttttgtgaccactttttgtttttgtcctgccaaattcgcacccgtgtgccgacagagggttaatatcaATAATTATTATGGTTGTTCATAATTTAAACTTGGTGTCACGAAttcatttttgtgtgtgtgtagaTATTAcacttatttgtttatttttttttcatgttttaaatGCATATAAGCTTTATTATTACATTTGTCAACTGCTAAGCTAAGTTTATTactttttgtagataattaaacaGTGGGatggttttttaaaatcaagtttcaccttataatttagaaaaaaaaaaatcataaaagaatgaatttaatataattttatgaagaaaatattaaaaaacctcaaaatctgattttttttagtttttgttttaattgttaaaaaataatattttttgtgaattaaaatttttcttaatttaaaaactatggcattttaaagaatttattaatcaaaattaaataacaaatttttaatagtaTTTATCAGCCCATTTTAAAGGAATCGAcatttcaaaaacagaaattcgaaaaaaattttaaaaccgagaatatttttttaaaacttttactaAGTTTTAatgcataaataaaattaatactgcacgaaaatttctttaaaatcggTTAAGTCGTTAACGAGAAAGTCGAAAATTGGTTATAACTATTATAACTATACATAATATTCGATAGATAAGGTTTTTTCCATTAATTCAAAAgtacaaactttttttcatttttttttgacgaaattgtTAGATCGGTTTCtgacaaaagaaattttttccattttggctATACCaaaccgttaattttggtcccaaaaataaaattctaattttCAATTGGAATGGTATCAGAATATATTTCATGACTCGGAACTATGTGCCCAAAgaccaataaattaaaaagttgaATCCTTTAAAGTatctaaaataaataagagaaacttatccaaaaatgtatgCAGTTACGTGTGTCCCATAAGAGCTAAGGTAAAGgggaaatataattttaacttttaagttAGGAAGATAATTTGAGCAAgttctaaaatgaaaaaaagagcgATATTTCTGACCGATAAAACCTGGTTAagcaatttttgaacaaaactagCTAAAAATGTTCAATTTG
This DNA window, taken from Episyrphus balteatus chromosome 2, idEpiBalt1.1, whole genome shotgun sequence, encodes the following:
- the LOC129911790 gene encoding uncharacterized protein LOC129911790 — translated: MASILDMRTNNLSPSIFEYWTQEITNFFTPLKYLLANSRLELFLKDVDVNYIVNTVFWIFLMFTLGFCGFYHLFHVFFKSPNVKFYKRKQFARSIWNIAFYAASTIFLYYYNEYMISPQLVRNAGRLFPTYENTIFYKSQSCEKFQLYSLFITTFYLHGAMLDFKESDFSEAASKTLYALALVSINGYKFENYFVGLNLNLGIYNIITDCLFLLALQNSHRNRLIYQVFLGLRIASWSHVFISLLPFKYLVPTLFAKNFKILLNVVIWLWYGLSIWNSPVLQYFNHQIYHNSPIDCSGEGSAAKCILLKDSSEHRHFKALKKAYFEVKLAHEKMTACVTTASTSENSSAKTFQAIKCIMTLKRKLKRIREGRGENIYDAGEITPDSPTESE